A single Phoenix dactylifera cultivar Barhee BC4 chromosome 1, palm_55x_up_171113_PBpolish2nd_filt_p, whole genome shotgun sequence DNA region contains:
- the LOC103701695 gene encoding diacylglycerol kinase 4-like: protein MSRSSFSEPESPAASVEGLTRMTRTSSASSRTSLVESFRACVIAGAGLDKEYLRRRITIPDRLRAAIAEAIRSRDPGATAAAAAVEEVGAHGPCLGYDDVPEAPMLVFVNSRSGGRHGPVLKNRLQELMGEEQVFDLSMVKPSEFVQYGLACLEKLADLGDYCAKETREKLRIMVAGGDGTVGWVLGSLGELFVQNREPVPPVGIIPLGTGNDLSRSFGWGGSFPFAWKSAVKRSLNKAISGPICRLDSWHILVSMPEGEVIEMPHSLRYLGESTYIQDGNIEGEVPEKVSCFEGVFYNYFSIGMDAQVAYGFHHLRDERPYLAQGPITNKLIYTGYTCKQGWFFTPCMSDPSLRGLRNILRLSIKKVNCSEWEQILVPPSVRAIVALNLHSYGSGRNPWGILKPEYLEKRGFVEAQVDDGLLEIFGLKQGWHASLVMVELISAKHIAQAAAIRLEIRGGRWRDAYMQMDGEPWKQPMSTEYSSFVEIKRVPFQSLVINGE from the exons ATGTCGAGATCGTCGTTCAGCGAGCCGGAGTCGCCGGCGGCGTCGGTGGAGGGGCTGACGAGGATGACGAGGACGTCGTCAGCGTCGTCGAGGACGTCGCTCGTGGAGTCGTTCAGGGCGTGCGTGATCGCGGGGGCGGGGCTCGATAAGGAGTACCTCCGCCGGAGGATCACTATCCCCGACCGCCTCCGGGCCGCCATTGCCGAGGCCATCCGGTCCCGGGACCCCGGCGCCACCGCCGCGGCGGCGGCAGTGGAGGAGGTGGGGGCGCACGGCCCTTGCCTCGGGTACGACGACGTGCCGGAGGCGCCCATGCTCGTCTTCGTCAACTCCCGCAGCGGCGGCCGCCACGGCCCCGTCCTCAAGAACCGCCTCCAGGAGTTGATGGGCGAGGAACAG GTTTTTGATCTTTCAATGGTGAAGCCTTCTGAATTTGTTCAGTATGGTTTGGCTTGCCTGGAGAAGCTGGCTGATCTTGGTGACTATTGCGCGAAGGAAACTCGGGAAAAGTTGAGAATTATG GTTGCAGGAGGAGATGGTACGGTAGGATGGGTGTTAGGCAGCCTTGGGGAACTTTTTGTGCAGAACAGAGAGCCAGTTCCTCCTGTTGGCATCATTCCGCTTGGAACAGGAAATGACCTTTCTAGGAGCTTTGGTTGG GGTGGTTCATTTCCTTTTGCATGGAAGTCGGCCGTGAAACGTTCTCTCAATAAGGCTATTTCTGGTCCAATTTGCCGACTTGATAG TTGGCATATCCTTGTTTCGATGCCAGAAGGAGAAGTGATAGAAATGCCACACTCTCTTAGGTATCTAGGAGAGTCCACTTATATTCAG GATGGGAATATTGAAGGGGAGGTACCTGAAAAGGTTTCTTGCTTCGAGGGAGTCTTCTATAACTATTTTAGCATAG GAATGGATGCTCAAGTTGCTTATGGCTTCCATCATTTACGTGATGAAAGACCATACCTTGCACAAGGTCCAATAACAAACAAG TTGATCTACACCGGATATACTTGCAAGCAGGGGTGGTTCTTTACGCCTTGTATGAGTGATCCAAGTTTAAG GGGACTTCGAAACATTCTGCGGTtgtctatcaaaaaggttaatTGTTCGGAGTGGGAGCAAATTCTCGTCCCTCCCAG TGTTAGGGCAATAGTTGCCCTGAATCTTCACAGCTATGGGAGTGGAAGGAATCCATGGGGTATTCTGAAACCTGAATATTTAGAAAAG CGAGGCTTTGTTGAGGCCCAAGTTGATGATGGTTTACTTGAAATTTTTGGTCTAAAGCAAGGGTGGCATGCTTCACTTGTTATGGTTGAACTCATATCAGCTAAACACATTGCTCAG GCTGCGGCAATTAGGTTGGAAATCAGAGGTGGTCGGTGGAGAGATGCTTACATGCAAATGGATGGGGAGCCATGGAAACAACCAATGAGTACAGAGTATTCAAGTTTCGTGGAAATAAAAAGGGTGCCATTTCAGTCACTTGTAATAAATGGCGAGTGA
- the LOC103701693 gene encoding ATP synthase subunit epsilon, mitochondrial-like, which yields MASAAAGSSAAVPFWRAAGMTYITYSNICASLVRSCLKEPHKSEAVNRENVHFVISKWANGKPEKPTIRSDSPEE from the exons ATGGCATCAGCGGCGGCCGGATCGAGCGCGGCGGTCCCGTTCTGGAGGGCCGCGGGGATGACGTACATAACCTACTCCAACATCTGCGCGTCCCTGGTGCGGAGCTGCCTCAAGGAGCCCCACAAGTCGGAGGCCGTCAACCGGGAGAATGTCCATTTCGTCATTTCCAAGTGGGCGAACGGCAAGCCTGAGAAGCCCA CCATCCGTTCGGATTCACCTGAAGAATGA